In the genome of Pseudomonadota bacterium, the window GAGCGGCGGACTCTTGCCCTCGTCGCTGTTCATCATCAAGGACTTTGTCGACGGCATCCCCCGCGCCTATGAAGAAGCCTCTCTGGTCGATGGCGCGACACCCCTGCAGACCTTCGTGCACGTCGCACTCCCGCTCTGCTCGGGCGGAATGGCCGTGATCGCGCTGCTCTCGTTCGTGCAGGCGTGGGACAACTTCCTCACGCCGTACATCTTGCTGCGAAGCCCCGAGCACTATCCGGCTTCGGTGGCCATCTACGCGTTCTTCTCGGAGATGGGACTGCCCTTCCTCAATCTGGTAGCGGCGTACTCCCTGCTGTACGCGCTGCCCGTGCTGGTTCTGTACCTTGTGATTCAGCGCGTGTTCGGATTTCAGCTGCACGGAGGCATCAAGCAATGAGCCGCGTCATCGAGCTCGAGAACGTGACTCGGCGGTTTGGCGCGGTGACGGCGCTGCACCCCGTGAGCCTGCGCATCGAGGCGGGAGAGTTCTTCACGCTGCTGGGGCCGTCTGGCTCTGGGAAGTCGACCCTGCTGCGCATACTGGCGGGGCTCGAGACTCCTTCAAGCGGCGTGCTGCGCTTCGATGGCGAAGATGTGACGCGGGTACCGGTCTGGAAGCGCCACACCGCCATGGTGTTCCAGAGCTACGCACTCTATCCGCACATGACCGTGGCCCAGAACATCGGCTACCCGCTCAAGATCCAGAAAGTGGCGCGCGAGGCCCTGGAGAGCCGCGTAAATGAGGTGGCAGAGGCCCTGCAGATCGGGCACCTGCTCGCCCGCAAGCCAGCCCAGCTGAGCGGCGGCCAGCAGCAGCGCGTGGCCCTGGCCAGGG includes:
- a CDS encoding ABC transporter ATP-binding protein, with protein sequence MSRVIELENVTRRFGAVTALHPVSLRIEAGEFFTLLGPSGSGKSTLLRILAGLETPSSGVLRFDGEDVTRVPVWKRHTAMVFQSYALYPHMTVAQNIGYPLKIQKVAREALESRVNEVAEALQIGHLLARKPAQLSGGQQQRVALARALAASPKLFLFDEPLSNLDARMRLEARTFIKTLQRELGITSIYVTHDQSEAMALSDRMAILENGHLRQVGTPREVYRVPADAFVASFVGSPPM